A genomic window from Plodia interpunctella isolate USDA-ARS_2022_Savannah chromosome 29, ilPloInte3.2, whole genome shotgun sequence includes:
- the Ude gene encoding uncharacterized protein Ude isoform X1, with the protein MRTTKMGKDDKEDSGFGFKDKAKAEETLRLLEQHDLNYRRLTVRGLLGRAKRVLSMTKAEDKIKNIKEAMEVFENWLADLNKDKTDDKKKPEKKEQKEEKNGDDKEDTFKESSSDEEMEEQPKEKKDQPADTVPGLGFKDKEAADNTIKELEGRDPDYQKLAVKGLIGRAKRVLTCTRDETKLSNIKEAISIFEKFLDDFDSLHLSKQNNPYLSLGIVRTAVKLAGDHVTDQQESFIAAYASANGEYKRLRTVKAEDKTWDIVRNTALKQLKEKYADAKLFNEKDEPTPEHLELLLWAYSPEPARVKKLVPETKEEKEENKESRKRRSSANEEESSKKKKE; encoded by the exons atgagAACCACG AAAATGGGCAAAGACGACAAAGAAGACTCTGGCTTCGGGTTCAAAGACAAAGCGAAAGCCGAGGAGACGCTGCGGCTACTGGAACAGCACGACTTGAACTACCGCCGGCTTACCGTCAGAGGGCTCCTCGGGAGGGCCAAAAGGGTACTATCTA TGACCAAAGctgaagataaaataaagaatataaaagaGGCGATGGAAGTGTTTGAGAACTGGCTTGCAGACCTTAACAAGGACAAGACTGATGATAAGAAGAAACCAGAGAAGAAGGAAcagaaagaagaaaagaatGGTGATGATaag gAGGACACCTTCAAGGAATCAAGTTCAGACGAGGAGATGGAAGAACAACCCAAAGAGAAGAAGGATCAACCAGCAGACACCGTGCCGGGCCTCGGGTTCAAAGACAAGGAGGCTGCAGACAACACCATTAAGGAGCTGGAGGGACGCGACCCTGATTACCAGAAGTTGGCTGTCAAAGGACTGATTGGCAGAGCGAAGAGAGTTCTcactt GTACTCGCGACGAAACTAAGCTGTCCAACATAAAAGAAGCGATTTCGATCTTCGAGAAGTTTCTGGACGACTTCGATTCTTTACACCTGAGCAAACAGAACAACCCTTACCTCAGTTTGGGTATTGTCAGGACTGCTGTGAAGTTAGCTGGGGACCACGTCACAGACCAACAG GAATCGTTTATAGCTGCTTACGCGTCAGCCAACGGCGAATACAAGCGGCTGCGCACCGTCAAGGCGGAGGACAAGACCTGGGACATTGTCAGGAACACTGCGCTCAAACAGTTGAAAGAGAAG TATGCCGACGCAAAACTCTTCAATGAAAAAGACGAACCAACTCCTGAACACTTAGAGCTGCTCCTCTGGGCGTACTCGCCCGAACCAGCCAGGGTCAAGAAACTGGTTCCCGAAactaaagaagaaaaagaagaaaacaagGAAAGTAGAAAGCGGAGAAGCAGCGCAAACGAGGAAGAATCGAGTAAGAAGAAAAAGGAGTGa
- the Ude gene encoding uncharacterized protein Ude isoform X3, with product MRTTKMGKDDKEDSGFGFKDKAKAEETLRLLEQHDLNYRRLTVRGLLGRAKRVLSMTKAEDKIKNIKEAMEVFENWLADLNKDKTDDKKKPEKKEQKEEKNGDDKESSSDEEMEEQPKEKKDQPADTVPGLGFKDKEAADNTIKELEGRDPDYQKLAVKGLIGRAKRVLTCTRDETKLSNIKEAISIFEKFLDDFDSLHLSKQNNPYLSLGIVRTAVKLAGDHVTDQQESFIAAYASANGEYKRLRTVKAEDKTWDIVRNTALKQLKEKYADAKLFNEKDEPTPEHLELLLWAYSPEPARVKKLVPETKEEKEENKESRKRRSSANEEESSKKKKE from the exons atgagAACCACG AAAATGGGCAAAGACGACAAAGAAGACTCTGGCTTCGGGTTCAAAGACAAAGCGAAAGCCGAGGAGACGCTGCGGCTACTGGAACAGCACGACTTGAACTACCGCCGGCTTACCGTCAGAGGGCTCCTCGGGAGGGCCAAAAGGGTACTATCTA TGACCAAAGctgaagataaaataaagaatataaaagaGGCGATGGAAGTGTTTGAGAACTGGCTTGCAGACCTTAACAAGGACAAGACTGATGATAAGAAGAAACCAGAGAAGAAGGAAcagaaagaagaaaagaatGGTGATGATaag GAATCAAGTTCAGACGAGGAGATGGAAGAACAACCCAAAGAGAAGAAGGATCAACCAGCAGACACCGTGCCGGGCCTCGGGTTCAAAGACAAGGAGGCTGCAGACAACACCATTAAGGAGCTGGAGGGACGCGACCCTGATTACCAGAAGTTGGCTGTCAAAGGACTGATTGGCAGAGCGAAGAGAGTTCTcactt GTACTCGCGACGAAACTAAGCTGTCCAACATAAAAGAAGCGATTTCGATCTTCGAGAAGTTTCTGGACGACTTCGATTCTTTACACCTGAGCAAACAGAACAACCCTTACCTCAGTTTGGGTATTGTCAGGACTGCTGTGAAGTTAGCTGGGGACCACGTCACAGACCAACAG GAATCGTTTATAGCTGCTTACGCGTCAGCCAACGGCGAATACAAGCGGCTGCGCACCGTCAAGGCGGAGGACAAGACCTGGGACATTGTCAGGAACACTGCGCTCAAACAGTTGAAAGAGAAG TATGCCGACGCAAAACTCTTCAATGAAAAAGACGAACCAACTCCTGAACACTTAGAGCTGCTCCTCTGGGCGTACTCGCCCGAACCAGCCAGGGTCAAGAAACTGGTTCCCGAAactaaagaagaaaaagaagaaaacaagGAAAGTAGAAAGCGGAGAAGCAGCGCAAACGAGGAAGAATCGAGTAAGAAGAAAAAGGAGTGa
- the Ude gene encoding uncharacterized protein Ude isoform X2 — protein MGKDDKEDSGFGFKDKAKAEETLRLLEQHDLNYRRLTVRGLLGRAKRVLSMTKAEDKIKNIKEAMEVFENWLADLNKDKTDDKKKPEKKEQKEEKNGDDKEDTFKESSSDEEMEEQPKEKKDQPADTVPGLGFKDKEAADNTIKELEGRDPDYQKLAVKGLIGRAKRVLTCTRDETKLSNIKEAISIFEKFLDDFDSLHLSKQNNPYLSLGIVRTAVKLAGDHVTDQQESFIAAYASANGEYKRLRTVKAEDKTWDIVRNTALKQLKEKYADAKLFNEKDEPTPEHLELLLWAYSPEPARVKKLVPETKEEKEENKESRKRRSSANEEESSKKKKE, from the exons ATGGGCAAAGACGACAAAGAAGACTCTGGCTTCGGGTTCAAAGACAAAGCGAAAGCCGAGGAGACGCTGCGGCTACTGGAACAGCACGACTTGAACTACCGCCGGCTTACCGTCAGAGGGCTCCTCGGGAGGGCCAAAAGGGTACTATCTA TGACCAAAGctgaagataaaataaagaatataaaagaGGCGATGGAAGTGTTTGAGAACTGGCTTGCAGACCTTAACAAGGACAAGACTGATGATAAGAAGAAACCAGAGAAGAAGGAAcagaaagaagaaaagaatGGTGATGATaag gAGGACACCTTCAAGGAATCAAGTTCAGACGAGGAGATGGAAGAACAACCCAAAGAGAAGAAGGATCAACCAGCAGACACCGTGCCGGGCCTCGGGTTCAAAGACAAGGAGGCTGCAGACAACACCATTAAGGAGCTGGAGGGACGCGACCCTGATTACCAGAAGTTGGCTGTCAAAGGACTGATTGGCAGAGCGAAGAGAGTTCTcactt GTACTCGCGACGAAACTAAGCTGTCCAACATAAAAGAAGCGATTTCGATCTTCGAGAAGTTTCTGGACGACTTCGATTCTTTACACCTGAGCAAACAGAACAACCCTTACCTCAGTTTGGGTATTGTCAGGACTGCTGTGAAGTTAGCTGGGGACCACGTCACAGACCAACAG GAATCGTTTATAGCTGCTTACGCGTCAGCCAACGGCGAATACAAGCGGCTGCGCACCGTCAAGGCGGAGGACAAGACCTGGGACATTGTCAGGAACACTGCGCTCAAACAGTTGAAAGAGAAG TATGCCGACGCAAAACTCTTCAATGAAAAAGACGAACCAACTCCTGAACACTTAGAGCTGCTCCTCTGGGCGTACTCGCCCGAACCAGCCAGGGTCAAGAAACTGGTTCCCGAAactaaagaagaaaaagaagaaaacaagGAAAGTAGAAAGCGGAGAAGCAGCGCAAACGAGGAAGAATCGAGTAAGAAGAAAAAGGAGTGa